In Primulina huaijiensis isolate GDHJ02 chromosome 4, ASM1229523v2, whole genome shotgun sequence, a genomic segment contains:
- the LOC140975369 gene encoding uncharacterized protein, whose product MAATLCTLLAHSSASSLSVSPKLCSRINTHLQIYRGLPFSPLAPDFRLRVPPTRGLFAVSCFKNVSDEKPLKKESGLNWQILKQWDVPWNWQTISLTSLACGLSFVLTGLIEAVTIPFSGIKIEELSLDEKAEILFVDQAIATAVVLGVLFSLTKSYSPLPDEIYRYDLKEPFNLKKGWLLWAGIGLGGAIATVALTGVAISFFSGETPPRETDALIRLLPLIGSSTISTACLVGITGILAPILEETVFRGFFMVSLTKWVPTPLAVLISASVFAVAHLTPGEFPQLFVLGTALGFSYAQTRNLLTPITIHAFWNSGVILFLTFLQLQGYNIKELLQSY is encoded by the exons ATGGCTGCCACGTTATGCACATTACTGGCTCATTCCTCGGCGTCCAGTCTTTCTGTATCGCCAAAACTTTGTTCACGAATCAATACCCATCTTCAGATTTATCGGGGGCTCCCTTTTTCTCCGCTAGCTCCTGATTTTAGGCTCCGGGTTCCCCCCACGAGAGGGCTTTTTGCTGTATCATGTTTCAAGAATGTTAGCGATGAAAAGCCTTTGAAAAAA GAGAGTGGATTGAACTGGCAAATATTGAAACAATGGGATGTACCATGGAACTGGCAGACAATATCTCTCACCTCCCTCGCATGTGGATTGAG TTTTGTTTTGACAGGACTCATTGAGGCAGTCACAATACCATTTTCAGGAATCAAAATTGAAGAGTTAAGTTTGGATGAGAAGGCAGAAATTTTGTTTGTGGATCAAGC CATCGCAACTGCTGTAGTTCTTGGAGTTCTATTTAGCCTCACTAAGTCATACTCTCCCCTCCCGGATGAAATATATCGTTATG atttgaaagaACCGTTCAATCTTAAGAAAGGTTGGTTGTTATGGGCTGGGATTGGTCTTGGTGGCGCCATAGCCACTGTAGCCTTGACGGGAGTTGCAATATCTTTTTTCAGTGGTGAGACTCCTCCAAGAGAG ACTGATGCTCTCATTCGCTTGCTTCCATTGATTGGATCTTCGACCATCAG CACTGCCTGCTTGGTGGGTATTACTGGCATACTCGCTCCCATTCTTGAGGAGACGGTCTTTAGAGGGTTCTTTATGGTGTCTTTGACCAAGTG GGTGCCAACGCCCCTTGCTGTTCTTATTAGTGCTTCGGTATTTGCAGTTGCGCATCTAACTCCTGGAGAATTTCCTCAGCTCTTTGTTCTTG GAACCGCTCTGGGATTCTCGTACGCTCAAACACGCAACCTTCTAACACCAATCACAATCCACGCCTTTTGGAATTCTGGGGTCATCTTGTTTCTCACCTTTCTTCAG CTCCAAGGATACAATATCAAGGAATTGTTACAATCATACTGA
- the LOC140974956 gene encoding uncharacterized protein: MERTETRLENLETHMANVGASLKTLESHVGKITRQLTSQSSEIGMVERERKRLIPHPSKKKSQLQAKASEKKGLEVFKNLYINIYSADMEEVTLTEGGDEEIQRNLPQKLQDLGEFIVPCAIKGQMVGKVICDSGASVNVMPSSLYEKFGLSRMKTTELILQLADKSFKIPLRFVDDVEVQIDKLRLPSYFVVLDIENSQNVLVILGRPCLATVGAIIDVKQRKLRMEVEGQMVVIKASKRSHDPP, from the exons ATGGAGCGGACAGAGACTAGGCTTGAAAACCTAGAGACACACATGGCCAATGTTGGTGCTTCCTTGAAAACCCTTGAGTCGCATGTTGGGAAGATAACGAGGCAACTCACGTCTCAATCTTCAG AGATTGGAATGGTTGAAAGAGAGAGGAAAAGGTTGATCCCACACCCATCCAAGAAGAAGAGTCAACTCCAAGCAAAGGCATCCGAG aaaaaaggtCTTGAAGTTTTCAAAAACCTATACATTAACATTTATTCTGCAGATATGGAGGAAGTGACACTTACCGAAGGAGGCGATGAGGAGATACAAAGAAATCTTCCACAGAAGTTGCAAGACCTCGGGGAATTCATTGTACCATGTGCAATAAAGGGCCAAATGGTGGGAAAAGTTATTTGTGATTCAGGGGCGAGCGTGAATGTAATGCCAAGTTCTCTTTACGAGAAATTTGGACTGAGCAGGATGAAGACTACAGAACTGATCTTGCAGTTGGCAGATAAATCTTTCAAGATACCATTGCGTTTTGTGGACGATGTTGAAGTCCAGATCGATAAACTAAGGCTTCCATCATATTTCGTTGTACTTGACATAGAGAACAGTCAGAATGTTCTTGTCATTCTAGGACGACCATGTTTGGCTACTGTTGGAGCCATCATTGACGTGAAGCAAAGAAAGCTAAGAATGGAGGTTGAAGGTCAGATGGTGGTAATCAAGGCATCCAAGAGATCTCATGATCCACCTTGA
- the LOC140975370 gene encoding large ribosomal subunit protein eL34-like, producing MVQRLTYRKRHSYATKSNQHRVVKTPGGKLVYQTTKKRANGPKCPVTGKRIQGIPHLRPAEYKRSRLSRNRRTVNRPYGGVLSGSAVRERIIRAFLVEEQKIVKKVLKIQKAKDKLASKS from the exons ATGGTGCAGCGGCTCACCTACAGGAAGCGGCACAGCTATGCTACCAAGTCCAATCAACACCGCGTCGTGAAAACCCCGG GTGGGAAGCTAGTGTACCAGACTACTAAGAAGAGGGCGAATGGCCCTAAATGCCCTGTTACTGGAAAAAGAATCCAAGGG ATTCCTCATTTAAGACCTGCAGAGTACAAGAGGTCTAGATTATCTCGAAACCGGAGGACTGTGAACCGTCCATATGGTGGCGTGTTGTCTGGTAGTGCTGTCCGGGAAAG GATCATTAGAGCTTTCTTGGTGGAAGAACAAAAGATCGTGAAGAAAGTTTTGAAGATACAAAAAGCCAAGGACAAGCTTGCTTCTAAAAGCTGA